In Cyclopterus lumpus isolate fCycLum1 chromosome 9, fCycLum1.pri, whole genome shotgun sequence, a single genomic region encodes these proteins:
- the ubl4a gene encoding ubiquitin-like protein 4A, which produces MILTVKPLQGKECSVQVTEDEKVSTVKDLVSERLNIPANQQRLLYKGKALADEHRLSDYSIGPEAKLNLVIRPVGERTGASGTASSSSSSSCSSSSSSSSQGRVWQTVSTILARHFSAADAAKVHEQLIKDYERSLRQLSLDDVERLAGRLLHPDGEGMDTSYMD; this is translated from the exons ATGATCCTCACCGTGAAACCACTTCAAGGGAAAGAATGCAGCGTTCAG GTGACTGAAGATGAAAAGGTCTCCACAGTGAAGGACCTTGTGTCAGAACGTCTCAACATACCAGCAAACCAGCAGCGGTTGCTCTATAAAGGAAAAGCGCTTGCAG ATGAACACAGACTAAGTGATTATTCCATCGGGCCAGAGGCTAAATTGAATCTGGTTATCCGTCCAGTGGGGGAGAGAACTGGAGCGTCAGGGACGGCTtccagcagcagtagtagtagctgcagcagcagcagcagcagcagctcacaAGGAAGAGTGTGGCAGACTGTGTCCACTATCCTTGCTAGACACTTTAGTGCAGCAGATGCGGCAAAAGTGCATGAACAGCTTATTAAG gaCTATGAACGGTCACTTCGACAACTTAGTCTAGACGACGTTGAGCGTTTGGCGGGAAGACTGCTTCACCCCGACGGTGAAGGCATGGACACCTCATACATGGACTAA
- the si:dkey-32e23.4 gene encoding dynamin-1-like protein isoform X1: METLIPTINRLQEVFLTVGAEVIQLPQIVVVGSQSSGKSSVLESLVGRDFLPRGTGIVTRRPLVLQLVNVAPLQERQKIENGNGVKQNAQISHPGVKAEEWGTFLHCKNQIFADFQDIRREIEAETERNLGDNKGISPEPIYLKIFSPKVLNLTLVDLPGITKVPVGDQPEDIEAQVQEMILSFISNPNCLILTVSPANSDLATSDALKLAREVDTDGRRTLLVVSKLDLMDAGTDALEVLLGRVIPVRLGIIGVVNRSQHDINTQKSLVDSTRDEQAFLQRHYPSLASRAGSRYLAKTLSRLLMHHIRDCLPQLKTRVTVLTAQYQARLNGYGQPVEDHSATLLQIVTKFASDYCNTIEGTARYIQTSELCGGARICYIFHETFGRTLQSIDPLGGLTELDILTAIRNATGPRPALFVPEVSFELLVKRQIKRLEEPSMRCVELVHEELQRIIQHCSSYSTQELLRFPKLHDSIVEVVTGLLRKRLPITNEMVHHLVSIELAYINTKHPDFTDAAQVSASVNSQQAEALDGGKRWKNEKVAEERVSAAGFGSPSKGQSINLLDTAVPVSRKLSAKEQRDCEIIQRLIKCYFLIVRKSIQDSVPKTVMHFLVNFVKEHLQSELVGKLYKQSLLQELLIESQDTAQQRTEVAQMLEALQKANNIISEIRETHLW, encoded by the exons ATGGAGACTCTGATTCCTACCATCAACCGGCTGCAGGAGGTGTTTCTCACAGTGGGTGCAGAAGTCATACAGCTGCCTCAAATCGTCGTAGTTGGATCTCAG AGCAGTGGAAAGAGCTCTGTGTTGGAGAGCCTGGTTGGACGGGATTTCTTGCCTCGAGGAACAGGAATAGTCACAAGACGACCCCTTGTCTTGCAACTTGTTAACGTTGCCCCTCTacaggagagacagaaaatCGAAAATG GAAATGGGGTAAAACAAAATGCCCAAATCAGCCACCCAG GTGTCAAAGCTGAAGAATGGGGTACTTTCCTGCACTGCAAGAACCAG ATCTTTGCAGATTTTCAGGATATTCGTCGGGAAATCGAAGCAGAGACTGAACGCAATTTAGGTGACAACAAG GGTATCAGTCCTGAGCCCATCTATTTGAAGATTTTCTCCCCCAAAGTCCTTAATCTCACCTTGGTTGATTTACCTGGAATCACTAAG GTTCCGGTTGGGGACCAGCCAGAGGACATTGAGGCACAAGTACAAGAGATGATCTTGTCCTTCATCTCCAATCCAAACTGCCTCATCCTCACAGTTTCCCCTGCCAACTCTGACTTGGCCACCTCGGATGCTCTGAAATTGGCTCGTGAGGTTGATACAGATG GTCGTCGAACGCTGCTGGTGGTCAGTAAGCTGGACCTGATGGATGCTGGGACTGATGCTCTCGAGGTCCTTTTGGGTCGAGTCATTCCAGTCAGACTTGGAATTATCGGGGTGGTTAACAG GAGCCAGCATGACATCAATACCCAGAAGAGCCTTGTGGACTCAACGAGGGATGAGCAGGCCTTCCTGCAGCGCCACTACCCCTCGCTCGCCTCACGTGCCGGCTCACGCTACCTGGCCAAAACTCTCAGCAGGCTGCTCATGCATCACATCCGGGATTGCCTGCCACAGCTCAAGACCCGTGTGACCGTGCTGACTGCCCAGTATCAAGCACGGCTCAATGGCTATGGCCAGCCAGTAGAAGACCACAGTGCCACCTTGCTGCAGATTGTCACCAAGTTCGCCAGCGATTACTGCAACACCATTGAGGGAACGGCCAGATACATCCAGACCTCAGAGCT CTGTGGGGGTGCTCGGATCTGTTACATATTCCATGAGACCTTTGGGCGCACTTTGCAGTCCATTGACCCCCTGGGAGGATTGACTGAGCTTGATATCCTCACCGCCATTCGCAATGCTACG GGTCCGCGGCCGGCTCTGTTTGTGCCCGAGGTGTCCTTTGAGTTGTTGGTGAAGCGGCAAATTAAGCGCCTGGAGGAGCCCAGTATGCGCTGTGTAGAGCTGGTTCATGAAGAGCTGCAGAGGATCATCCAGCACTGCTCCTCCTATAGCACACAG GAGCTTCTGCGATTCCCCAAACTGCACGATTCCATTGTGGAAGTGGTGACTGGATTACTGAGAAAGCGCTTGCCGATTACTAACGAAATG gTGCACCATTTAGTATCAATAGAGCTCGCCTACATCAACACAAAACATCCAGACTTCACGGATGCAGCGCAGGTCTCTGCATCTGTCAACAGTCAGCAG GCGGAGGCCCTTGATGGAGGAAAGCGCTGGAAGAACGAGAAGGTTGCAGAAGAGAGAGTCTCTGCTGCAGGCTTTGGCAGTCCCAGCAAAGGCCAGTCCATTAACCTGCTTGACACA gcGGTGCCCGTATCGCGCAAGCTGAGTGCTAAGGAGCAGAGGGACTGCGAGATTATCCAGCGCCTCATCAAGTGCTACTTCCTTATTGTCCGCAAAAGCATCCAGGACAG TGTGCCCAAGACAGTGATGCACTTCCTGGTAAACTTTGTGAAAGAGCATCTGCAGAGTGAGCTGGTGGGTAAGCTTTACAAACAGTCactgctgcaggagctgctcATTGAGTCACAGGACACGGCACAGCAGCGGACTGAGGTTGCTCAAATGCTTGAG gCACTCCAAAAAGCCAATAACATAATCTCTGAGATCCGTGAGACTCATCTGTGGTAG
- the si:dkey-32e23.4 gene encoding dynamin-1-like protein isoform X2: METLIPTINRLQEVFLTVGAEVIQLPQIVVVGSQSSGKSSVLESLVGRDFLPRGTGIVTRRPLVLQLVNVAPLQERQKIENGVKAEEWGTFLHCKNQIFADFQDIRREIEAETERNLGDNKGISPEPIYLKIFSPKVLNLTLVDLPGITKVPVGDQPEDIEAQVQEMILSFISNPNCLILTVSPANSDLATSDALKLAREVDTDGRRTLLVVSKLDLMDAGTDALEVLLGRVIPVRLGIIGVVNRSQHDINTQKSLVDSTRDEQAFLQRHYPSLASRAGSRYLAKTLSRLLMHHIRDCLPQLKTRVTVLTAQYQARLNGYGQPVEDHSATLLQIVTKFASDYCNTIEGTARYIQTSELCGGARICYIFHETFGRTLQSIDPLGGLTELDILTAIRNATGPRPALFVPEVSFELLVKRQIKRLEEPSMRCVELVHEELQRIIQHCSSYSTQELLRFPKLHDSIVEVVTGLLRKRLPITNEMVHHLVSIELAYINTKHPDFTDAAQVSASVNSQQAEALDGGKRWKNEKVAEERVSAAGFGSPSKGQSINLLDTAVPVSRKLSAKEQRDCEIIQRLIKCYFLIVRKSIQDSVPKTVMHFLVNFVKEHLQSELVGKLYKQSLLQELLIESQDTAQQRTEVAQMLEALQKANNIISEIRETHLW; encoded by the exons ATGGAGACTCTGATTCCTACCATCAACCGGCTGCAGGAGGTGTTTCTCACAGTGGGTGCAGAAGTCATACAGCTGCCTCAAATCGTCGTAGTTGGATCTCAG AGCAGTGGAAAGAGCTCTGTGTTGGAGAGCCTGGTTGGACGGGATTTCTTGCCTCGAGGAACAGGAATAGTCACAAGACGACCCCTTGTCTTGCAACTTGTTAACGTTGCCCCTCTacaggagagacagaaaatCGAAAATG GTGTCAAAGCTGAAGAATGGGGTACTTTCCTGCACTGCAAGAACCAG ATCTTTGCAGATTTTCAGGATATTCGTCGGGAAATCGAAGCAGAGACTGAACGCAATTTAGGTGACAACAAG GGTATCAGTCCTGAGCCCATCTATTTGAAGATTTTCTCCCCCAAAGTCCTTAATCTCACCTTGGTTGATTTACCTGGAATCACTAAG GTTCCGGTTGGGGACCAGCCAGAGGACATTGAGGCACAAGTACAAGAGATGATCTTGTCCTTCATCTCCAATCCAAACTGCCTCATCCTCACAGTTTCCCCTGCCAACTCTGACTTGGCCACCTCGGATGCTCTGAAATTGGCTCGTGAGGTTGATACAGATG GTCGTCGAACGCTGCTGGTGGTCAGTAAGCTGGACCTGATGGATGCTGGGACTGATGCTCTCGAGGTCCTTTTGGGTCGAGTCATTCCAGTCAGACTTGGAATTATCGGGGTGGTTAACAG GAGCCAGCATGACATCAATACCCAGAAGAGCCTTGTGGACTCAACGAGGGATGAGCAGGCCTTCCTGCAGCGCCACTACCCCTCGCTCGCCTCACGTGCCGGCTCACGCTACCTGGCCAAAACTCTCAGCAGGCTGCTCATGCATCACATCCGGGATTGCCTGCCACAGCTCAAGACCCGTGTGACCGTGCTGACTGCCCAGTATCAAGCACGGCTCAATGGCTATGGCCAGCCAGTAGAAGACCACAGTGCCACCTTGCTGCAGATTGTCACCAAGTTCGCCAGCGATTACTGCAACACCATTGAGGGAACGGCCAGATACATCCAGACCTCAGAGCT CTGTGGGGGTGCTCGGATCTGTTACATATTCCATGAGACCTTTGGGCGCACTTTGCAGTCCATTGACCCCCTGGGAGGATTGACTGAGCTTGATATCCTCACCGCCATTCGCAATGCTACG GGTCCGCGGCCGGCTCTGTTTGTGCCCGAGGTGTCCTTTGAGTTGTTGGTGAAGCGGCAAATTAAGCGCCTGGAGGAGCCCAGTATGCGCTGTGTAGAGCTGGTTCATGAAGAGCTGCAGAGGATCATCCAGCACTGCTCCTCCTATAGCACACAG GAGCTTCTGCGATTCCCCAAACTGCACGATTCCATTGTGGAAGTGGTGACTGGATTACTGAGAAAGCGCTTGCCGATTACTAACGAAATG gTGCACCATTTAGTATCAATAGAGCTCGCCTACATCAACACAAAACATCCAGACTTCACGGATGCAGCGCAGGTCTCTGCATCTGTCAACAGTCAGCAG GCGGAGGCCCTTGATGGAGGAAAGCGCTGGAAGAACGAGAAGGTTGCAGAAGAGAGAGTCTCTGCTGCAGGCTTTGGCAGTCCCAGCAAAGGCCAGTCCATTAACCTGCTTGACACA gcGGTGCCCGTATCGCGCAAGCTGAGTGCTAAGGAGCAGAGGGACTGCGAGATTATCCAGCGCCTCATCAAGTGCTACTTCCTTATTGTCCGCAAAAGCATCCAGGACAG TGTGCCCAAGACAGTGATGCACTTCCTGGTAAACTTTGTGAAAGAGCATCTGCAGAGTGAGCTGGTGGGTAAGCTTTACAAACAGTCactgctgcaggagctgctcATTGAGTCACAGGACACGGCACAGCAGCGGACTGAGGTTGCTCAAATGCTTGAG gCACTCCAAAAAGCCAATAACATAATCTCTGAGATCCGTGAGACTCATCTGTGGTAG
- the disp3 gene encoding LOW QUALITY PROTEIN: protein dispatched homolog 3 (The sequence of the model RefSeq protein was modified relative to this genomic sequence to represent the inferred CDS: inserted 2 bases in 2 codons; deleted 1 base in 1 codon) — protein MDVEDEPLLFQTSWGGEEEEMEMEEEDEDEDGVRLATGQRCFSGEAGECGLWRAVGWVYTQPWASGVVLGVVVSLPCALYAYMLLYCPPLDIDLSYSAFEVHSHFSAERFDALTIAVKTQLGSWDRRRRDLDNNESEALRELLLEKLSRQGAFNRTDNEGVRFDPLHAVDDQKRGASESRDKRTVLDLSLEEIGTQKNSNFRAAERSWDENLTPPHIRRRRFAPNYYLQSQALWRIELVFVAQGEGDRNIFTPERLQTIHHVEHLLMQHPQFHQFCWKPLEMLRDLPLGPSYCSPPSSILSYLYPSERGGKIYYDGMGPDLADIEGSLSLAITHPQFYWYVDESLSPEHLSSSLLRSEIHFGAPLPSYYSIQDRAHEQRSRFKNFVVQYADILAKQSTSQVKVLYGGTELFDDEVRHTFHNDMMLAVISGACITVLVYVLTSFSVFLTFFGLTSIGLSCLMALFLYHVVFGVRYLGILNGVAAFVIIGIGVDDVFVFISTFRQASHLRDRSKRMIYTIKTAGRATFLTSFTTAAAYAANIFSQIPAVHDFGLFMALIVSCCWLWVSALMPAALCIWTQCVAPQEHVWLNCWKLFSGLSTSHGPLSDEDDDVTLLSVEMEPGSCDTDGDAAILSLSVEMPRSPPGQQHVGVVSTNLRWALKHLVAEPVVVRRKVVLGVFLLVLLLSAGFCCLLRPATHAPLLFRRDTNLQTLLALRSNLSGQGISCPMCSGVFMEKPHPLYSHASSSAFKFSTHQQTESTSTFSSPRRLGKPNSSTNQTGSLLTVFISNLDLGASTTIYRFSLNTSTPSPWKLCSTEHGEVSSFQAYNQPRGNYTTRMTVCVXHVYHPYPXWMITSTSCEPHHGWTPEFSFYVASSLQQHSRRLCFAQCRLRPHPSRVCVNPPGCGLSSGPDGPTQGTFYIPLPSDPSSAAKTKSSKTFGFNPCSGGACGHPAVRPLVDTGAMVFVVFGILGVNRTENRDNHVIGDMGSIILDPDFDIFQEMGLLCKICKAISANAQLVKPGGAQCLPSGNKLSSVLPLLHPECHSLPEPNLLPGQLSHGAVGMHGGKVRWLSMAFESTTYKGKSSFQTYSDFIQWENFLQEQLASLPQSSALQRGFQTCEHWKQIFMEIIGVKSALWSLLLSLAICVAAVSVFTAHLLLLLPVLITILGVICLVVAVMYWLGWEMGGVEAISLSILVGSSVDYCLHLVEGYLLAGEAISSMPGHNSESGPERQRRTLEAVNHVGVAIVSSAVTTVISTVPLFFCVIVPFAKFGQIVAINTAVSIFFTLTVTVAMLACMAPAHFSRPPGAVLKATLAVMAAAALGAALCWVGGQLGVLDWPSIST, from the exons ATGGATGTGGAGGATGAGCCACTGCTGTTTCAGACCAgctggggaggggaggaggaggagatggagatggaggaggaggatgaggatgaggatggagtaAGGCTCGCAACAGGACAGAGGTGTTTTTCTGGGGAGGCTGGGGAGTGTGGGCTTTGGAGGGCAGTAGGGTGGGTGTACACACAGCCCTGGGCCAGTGGAGTGGTTTTAGGGGTAGTTGTCTCGCTACCGTGCGCCCTGTATGCCTACATGCTCCTCTACTGCCCTCCTCTGGACATAGACCTCTCCTACAGTGCCTTTGAGGTTCACAGTCACTTCTCTGCCGAGCGCTTCGATGCCCTCACCATTGCTGTAAAGACTCAGCTGGGGTCCTGGGACAGACGTAGGCGAGACTTAGATAACAACGAGTCTGAGGCCCTGAGGGAGCTTCTGCTGGAGAAGCTGAGCAGACAGGGAGCATTCAACAGGACAGACAATGAGGGCGTGAGGTTTGACCCTTTACATGCAGTAGATGATCAGAAGAGAGGAGCCTCAGAGAGCAGAGATAAAAGGACAGTGCTTGATTTGAGTCTGGAGGAAATTGGGACGCAAAAGAACTCAAATTTCAGAGCAGCTGAGAGATCATGGGACGAGAACCTGACTCCTCCGCACATTAGGAGGCGCAGGTTTGCTCCCAATTACTACCTGCAGAGCCAGGCTTTGTGGAGGATAGAGCTGGTGTTTGTGGCTCAAGGGGAAGGCGATCGCAACATCTTCACCCCTGAACGTCTGCAGACGATTCACCACGTGGAGCACCTGCTCATGCAGCACCCGCAGTTTCATCAGTTCTGCTGGAAGCCTCTGGAGATGTTGAGGGATCTGCCACTGGGACCGTCCTACTGCTCCCCACCCAGCTCAATTCTATCTTACCTGTACCCCAGTGAGAGGGGAGGGAAGATATACTATGATGGCATGGGCCCAGATCTAGCTGACATTGAAG GTTCTCTGAGTCTGGccatcacccacccacagtTCTACTGGTACGTGGATGAGAGTCTGTCCCCTGagcatctctcctcctccctcttgcgCAGTGAGATCCACTTCGGAGCTCCTCTTCCGTCCTACTACTCCATACAGGACCGAGCTCACGAGCAAAGATCACGTTTCAAAAACTTTGTTGTTCAGTATGCAGACATCCTGGCAAAGCAATCTACCAG CCAGGTGAAGGTGCTGTATGGCGGAACAGAGCTGTTTGATGATGAGGTGAGACACACCTTCCACAATGACATGATGCTGGCTGTCATCAGTGGAGCTTGCATTACTGTGCTCGTCTATGTCCTTACCTCCTTTTCTG tGTTTCTGACTTTCTTCGGACTTACTAGCATTGGACTGAGCTGCCTAATGGCTCTTTTTCTGTACCATGTTGTCTTTGGCGTGAGGTACCTGGGCATTCTCAATGGAGTGGCAGCCTTTGTTATTATCGGTATCG GGGTGGATGATGTA TTCGTGTTCATCAGCACCTTCAGACAGGCTTCTCATCTGCGTGACCGCAGCAAGCGAATGATCTACACAATTAAAACAGCCGGCCGAGCTACTTTTCTCACCTCCTTCACTACTGCAGCTGCTTATGCTGCTAACATCTTCTCTCAG ATTCCAGCCGTGCATGACTTCGGCCTATTCATGGCCCTCATTGtcagctgctgctggctttGGGTATCAGCCCTGATGCCCGCCGCTCTTTGTATCTGGACTCAGTGTGTGGCGCCTCAGGAACACGTCTGGTTGAATTG CTGGAAGCTGTTTTCGGGCCTGTCAACGAGCCACGGGCCTTTGTcagatgaggatgatgatgtgaCACTTCTGTCGGTGGAGATGGAGCCAG GCTCCTGTGACACGGACGGCGACGCGGCCATTCTTTCCCTGTCAGTGGAGATGCCTCGGTCCCCTCCAGGGCAGCAGCATGTGGGTGTGGTGAGCACGAATCTCCGGTGGGCGCTGAAGCACTTAGTGGCAGAGCCAGTCGTGGTGCGACGAAAGGTCGTTCTAG GTGTCTTCCTCCTGGTGCTGCTCTTGTCTGCCGGGTTCTGCTGTCTCCTGAGGCCCGCCACTCACGCCCCTCTTCTTTTCCGCCGGGACACAAACCTCCAGACTCTGCTGGCTCTGAGGAGCAACCTCAGCGGCCAAGGCATCTCCTGCCCCATGTGCTCAG GTGTGTTCATGGAAAAGCCACATCCTTTGTACAGCCACGCTTCCTCATCAGCATTTAAGTTCTCTACACATCAGCAAACTGAGAGCACATCAACCTTCTCTTCTCCTCGGAGATTAGGAAAACCAAATTCAAGCACCAATCAAACAG gctctTTACTCACAGTTTTCATATCAAATTTGGACCTCGGAGCCTCTACAACCATTTACCGCTTCTCCCTCAACACCAGCACTCCCTCCCCATGGAAACTGTGCAGCACAGAGCATGGAGAGGTGTCATCATTTCAG GCTTATAATCAGCCCCGTGGCAATTACACCACCAgaatgacagtgtgtg tccatgtgtacCACCCGTACC GCTGGATGATCACATCCACCTCATGTGAACCCCATCATGGCTGGACGCCAGAGTTTTCCTTTTATGTAGCGTCgtctctgcagcagcacagCAG GAGACTGTGCTTTGCCCAGTGCCGCCTAAGGCCTCATCCCAGCCGCGTGTGTGTCAACCCGCCTGGCTGCGGCCTCAGTTCTGGGCCTGATGGACCCACACAGGGAACCTTTTACATTCCTCTTCCCAGTG ATCCTTCTTCTGCTGCCAAAACAAAATCATCCAAAACGTTTGGCTTCAACCCATGCAGTGGCGGTGCGTGTGGCCATCCAGCAGTTCGTCCTCTGGTCGACACCGGGGCAAtggtttttgttgtgtttggcaTCTTGGGAGTCAATCGAACCGAAAACAGGGACAACCACGTTATTGGCGATATG GGCAGCATTATTTTGGACCCAGACTTTGATATTTTCCAGGAAATGGGGCTTCTTTGCAAGATCTGTAAAGCTATTAGTGCAAACGCACAACTTGTAAAGCCAGGAGGAGCGCAGTGTTTGCCTTCAG GTAATAAACTGTCGTCTGTTCTGCCCCTGCTCCATCCTGAATGTCACTCTCTCCCTGAGCCCAACCTGCTCCCTGGGCAGCTCTCTCACGGAGCGGTGGGAATGCATGGAGGCAAGGTCCGCTGGCTGTCCATGGCCTTTGAGTCT ACCACATACAAAGGAAAATCCTCCTTTCAGACCTATTCTGACTTCATTCAGTGGGAGAACTTCCTCCAGGAGCAGCTCGCCTCACTCCCGCAGTCCTCCGCTCTGCAACGGGGTTTCCAGACCTGCGAGCACTGGAAGCAGATCTTCATGGAAATTATAG GTGTGAAGAGTGCCCTCTGGAGTCTGCTGCTATCTCTGGCCATCTGTGTGgcagctgtgtctgtgtttactgcacatcttctgctgctgctccctgtACTCATAACCATTCTAG GAGTGATCTGTCTGGTAGTGGCGGTCATGTATTGGCTGGGCTGGGAGATGGGAGGTGTGGAGGCCATTTCTCTATCTATACTTGTGGGATCTTCAGTGGATTACTGTCTGCACCTGGTGGAGGGATACCTGCTGGCTGGGGAGGCCATTTCCTCTATGCCTGGTCATAACTCA GAGTCTGGGCCCGAGAGGCAGAGACGGACCTTGGAGGCAGTGAACCATGTGGGCGTTGCCATAGTGTCCAGTGCTGTCACCACGGTGATCTCCACAGTCCCGCTCTTCTTCTGTGTCATTGTGCCTTTCGCCAAGTTTGGCCAGATAGTGGCCATTAACACCGCCGTCTCCATTTTTTTCACCCTTACCGTGACTGTGGCCATGTTGGCATGTATGGCCCCCGCCCACTTCAGCAGACCCCCCGGCGCTGTGCTGAAGGCCACCCTGGCCGTGATGGCCGCGGCAGCCTTGGGAGCAGCTCTGTGCTGGGTGGGAGGACAGCTGGGAGTGTTGGACTGGCCATCAATTAGCACGTAA